taatgattccggctctgatctctcatactgattctggctctgatctctcatatcgattctggctctgacctctcagactgattctggctctgacctctcagactggttctggctctgatctctcagactgcttctggctctgacgtctcatactgattcttgctctgacctctcagactgattctggctcttacctctgtctgatttcggctctgacctctcatactgattctggctctgacctctcagactgattctggctcttacctctgtctgatttcggctctgacctctcatactgattctggctctgacctctcagactgattctggctctgacctctcatactgattctggctctgacctctcatactgattatggctctgaccgctcagactgattatggctcagacctctcagtctgattatggctctgacgtctcatactgattccggctctgacctctcatactgtttctggcactgatctctcagactgcttctggctctgacgtctcatactgcttctggctctgacctctcatactgcttcttgctctgacctctcagactgcttctgggtctgacctctcagactgattctggctctgacctctcatactgattccggctctgacctgtcatactgattccggctctgatctctcatactgattccggctctgatctctcatattgtttctgggtccgacctctcagactgattctggctctgacctctcagactgattctggctctgacctctcatactgattccggctctgacctctcatactgctctgatctctcatattgattctggctctgacctctcatactgcttctggctctgacctcttagacttcttctgatatctcatactgattctggctctgacctctcagactgcttctgactctgccctctcagactgattctggctctaatgtctcatactaattctggctctgacctctcatactaattctggctctgacctctcatactgattccggctctgacctctcagactgattctggctctaatgtctcatactaattctggctctgacctctcatactaattctggctctgacctctcatactaattctggctctgacctctcatactgattctgtctctgacctctcagactgattctggctctgacctctcatactaattctgtctctgacctctcagactgattccggctctgacttctcagtctgattctggctctgacgtctcatactgattctggctctgacctctcatactgattctggctgtgacctctcatactatttctggctctgacctctcatactgattccggctctgacctctcagactgattctggctctaatgtctcatactaattctggctctgacctctcatactaattctggctctgacctctcatactaattctgtctctgacctctcagactgattctggctctgacctctcagtctgattccggctctgacctctcagtctgattctggctctgacctctcagtctgattccggctttcacctctaagactgatactggctctgacctctaagactgattctggctctgacctctaagactgattttggctctgacctctcatactaattctggctctgacctctcatactgattctggctctgacctctcatactgattctggctctgacctctcagactgatactggctctgacctctaagactgattctggctctgacctctcatactaattctggctctgacctctcagactgattctggctctgacctctcatactaattctggctctgacctttcatactgattctggctctgacctctcagactgcttctggctctgacctttcatactgattctggctctgacctctgactgattctggctctgatctctcatactgagaaTGACACACTTGGGCCACATGAAGCCAGGCATTGTCTTGCCCTTACCTTGTTCGGGGTATAGGCTGACATCATCAGGCATGTGCAGTATAGTCAGTACTTTGCCAGGAGCTGTTCAAGTTGGGATAGAACTGTCAATCTAGTGCTGGTGGACAGAGCTGGTTAGAGAAGGAATCTAGAGCATATACTGAAGCCAAGGCACACCCCGAAGCACTTTTTTTCGCTGCTGCAAATGAACAAACTGAATAACAGAAGCATATTTAGTAACAGTAGAATCCCTTCTGCAAGGTACTCTCATCAGCTGTATGCCAAATTTACTGCTGACTGACTACCTTAATATTCACATTATTTTGTGGGGAGAAAAAAAGTCTCAGTGCAAACCTGCAAAAAACGTGGACATGCTTCTGTACAGTTGCTAAGGCAGTATGCAACCCTGTCTGCCAGTGCTGTGCTAAAGCAGCTCTATAATGGCCGGCACATATCGTCTACAGGTCCTCTTCTAATTAATAGGATCCCTGCTGGGTGTCACAGTAACTGTACCTACTGATGTAGATTTGTAGCTCTATACTCAATGTTAGATGGGATGGAAGTGAAACAGATATActgtaaggggccacacggtggctcagtggttagcactgcagccttgcagagctgcagtcctggtgttcaaatcccgccaagggcaaaaaaaccatctgcaaggagtttgtatgttctccctgtgtttgcatggatttccatcccatattccaaagacatactgataggggggaaaaaaaaaaagtacattgtgagctctatgtggggctcgcaatctacataaaaacaaacaaaaaaaaaaaaatatatatatatatactgtaattttATTATAAATAATGATACCATTTTCATTGCTTTTCCACATGTAGTCCCTGGTTGTTTACAGTGAGTGTGGCTTGTGATCGCAACTGGAGAATTACATCATACTTACAAATTACATCATAGCTTTGCAATATTATTCTGTTTAGACAATGTATGATGCTTGCTATTGGGACATATTATGTGACTTTGGATACATCACAATGATTGCTATCAGTAAATTGGGCTTTTGGTGTGTTTGTAAATATATATCCACTCTCTTTCACTTTGGCTACATTATTCTGTAGAGAAAATCCTTTGTATACATCCCAGAGGAAGGCGTAGCCAAGGGAGTAGAGCAGACCGTTGCAGCTGGCTGGTGCTTCCCATTCCAGGGTGTGAGCTTGATAAAAGAGTTTGTTACAGAAGATGAGGAGCGGGATATGGTACATGTCATGGATCAGGATGAATGGAGACTTTCACAGTCTGGACGTAGAAAACAGGTATGTATTTTCTTTTCAatgatttttattaattttcataATAACAGACAAAACAAGGATAACATATACTCTAGTATAAAAGGAAACCAAGCCTAATCTGCTTTTATTTGTGCACTCTTAATAGACCTAACAAATTACTTTACATGTAACACcccaattatttaaagggattttccatgctTATTAAGTGATGAATTATCCCTAGGATAGGCTATTAATTCATGACCTTCTGGGGTCCAATAACCAGGAACCTTGCATATTAGCTGTTAGAAACAACTGTGGGGAAAGGACCCAGAAAACCAGAAAGTGTAGAAATCTAAATGTACTGAGCTTAAAATATATTGACCCCCTATATATCCTCCTCAGCCAACAGGAATTACTAATATAGGGTGTTGTAAAGTAAGTTGACCATAAAGAATACGTAGTTGTGTTACCAGAAGGTTAATAGAGTTAACAAAGAATTTCAGTCCGTTTTAGTTCCCtgctttaaagtggacctttcatgggtttgggcacaggcagttctatatactgctggaatggctttcccgatctgtgccccgggtaaagagctaatgataccgtagctctttacagtcagaagggcgtttcttgacagtcagaaacgtccttctccacagcagcgcctatcgcactgtacagtgtgagcggggaggaacgccccctcccctcctgataatactcgtctatggacgagcactgtgagcagagggagggggcgttcctccccgctcattctgtacagtgcgataggcgctgctgtggagaaggatgttcctgacaaactgtcaggaacgcccttctgactgtaaagagctacggtaccggtaccgctagctctttacccggggcacagatcaggaaagccaacagtgcgctgaactcagtgcgctgaactttccagcagtatatagaactgcctgtgccccaaaccatgaaagttcctctttaaggcaTTACTGTTTCCTGGATACAGTGCCATTATTGTAGATAATATAAACTATTGGCATAGAAACTTTGTGATGCCATTGATGATGTATCCGGTTTAGCCTTCATTCAGATCAccttttttttacatctgtttagctGATTGACTTAACAGAGACAGCAAATGAATGGTCATTTGTTTTCATAGAGATTAATGTTAATAAAAACTCAGCAATTTTTTTGCCGTAGACAGAAAATAATAGTATATTTTTGTGtctgataaaaataaataaataaaaaatggacagaagccgatcaatttttttttttatattaaaggggttgtccaaaaaaaaaaaaaaaacattgacattAAAGGAAACACACACCCCTAGCTACTTTATAAAGTAAATAAGTATATAAGTTTATAACTATTATAGCAAAGGTGAATATTTACCATGATTGCTGGGGCGggggcagtcacgtgaccaccccaggcacTTGTTCATAGTATCCCCAGACTCTCCATCTCACCGTTTTCGGAGACagggtcacatactatatcctCCTgtttctcctcccctcccccccactacACTCCTCCCATCCCATCATTTCCATCCTCTCTCTTCACTACACTCCTCCTGTCCCCAGCCCTCCCCTCCTATCTCCTAACTTCCCGTCCCGTCACTACACCCCACCCAGCATACTTGCCTTTATTTCCTGCCGTCTCCTGTCTGGTTGAGAGCTATTGCACATGCGTGAGCCGCCTGGCTGCTGATGGTGAAGTGGGCtggctagctagggaaaaagggaggggggCAGTGAGTGTGAAAGGGAGGTGTGGTGGATAGCTAATATTTTAATGATGGCTGCTGAGAGTGTAGTGGGCGGTCTAGCTAAGGAAACAGGAACATtgatcaataaaagttaagttttattacgGATATTGATACTTTCCACTTTATGTGTCTGCAGGATTTTGGTCCAAAGGTGAATTTTAAgaagcaaaaaataaaagttgccGGCTTCACTGGTCTTCCAAGTTTTAGCAAGATGCTCTGGGAAAGAATGAAGGGTCACACTGTCCTGAAAGGGTTCCTACCTGTTGAGCAATGTAATCTGGATTATAATGCTGACCGGGGATCTGCTATTGACCCCCACTTTGATGATTCATGGCTTTGGGGTGAGAGACTAGTTAGCCTAAATCTTCTAGCCGATACAGTGCTCACAATGACAAGTGCTTCTATGGACACCCTGCAGCTGTTCAGTTCCATGAATCAAGATAGTGAACTAAATGGAATCTGTTCACAGAATAACAATGTGACTAATGTACAGTCAGTTCTCCAGGGTGATACGGCTCATAGCACATCGAAGACATTAGTTCCATACAGTGATGTGGAAGTAGCCATACATCTACCACGAAGGTCAATGGTGGTTATATACGGAGATGCGCGTTATAACTGGATGCATGCAATCCACCGGGAACACATCAAGCAGCGCAGAGTCTGCAGTACATTTAGAGAACTGTCAGCAGAGTTCAGGACAGGGGGCAAAGAAGAATCACAAGGACAACTGCTACTGGATATAGCTCTTGGATTCCAAGGAAAGCCTGTTTAAAGATGCAACACTCGTATgtactttataatatatattttgaaTTGCTTTGGCATCAGATTTGTAAATTTCCATTTAGATTTCAAACCCTGAGCAGCATGAAGCCCTGCACTGAGTATTGCTCGGAGTCTTCATGTGGATGTGGATACATCTATCACTTAACAAATGTATGTAACAAACCATAGAAAATAGATGGAAGATATTAAGTCAGCAGGATGAGACTGCCAAGTTCGATGTGTGTACAAGCTGCGGTAACAACGTTTTATTCAGGAGCTTGTGTGATGttgctttattttaatttttgatacacTTTGGAACAATAAAGGTTTATGACTGTAAAAATAGCCTTTACAAGGATCCCGTCACCTTAAAAAAATGCACTGTGTTCCTATACGGAGTATGTCACTTGCTACAGTATATGTCTGATATGTTACTTGTTATGGGGATGGAACTTTGCATATAGTGGGTTATCAGTTAACTCATAGGACCACCCCCATGACTAGATGACGGTTTCTAAACAGTGAAGAAAATTATATGAATGAAAAAATACAAGTTATACAGAATTATTTCCCAAAAAACTAATTTCAATCTActgtgctcctcctgctctataacatggtgcagactgaactgcattttcatggtgagaGGTTCACTTTATTGTGTCCATTCTGCATTATAGACACTGTTCTTTTACTTCTGAATGCCACAAGGTAatttttatagataaaatggtAGTTGTCACATAAGGTGTTTTTATAAATTATTTTAGATTCCTCTAAAGCTTAATTTAATGTTAATAAATCAAAAGCATTACATAAAATgtgagtttattttttttatactttttgccTTCACTTTTTGTTATACTGTTACAGATTACAAAAATCTGATTACTAAAGCTGGACATACACATTCAATATGTTTTTTAGCAAATCCTACCACTTATGCTCAGTTCACACTAGGGCTGTCTCTCCATTGTCCTT
This sequence is a window from Leptodactylus fuscus isolate aLepFus1 chromosome 2, aLepFus1.hap2, whole genome shotgun sequence. Protein-coding genes within it:
- the ALKBH4 gene encoding alpha-ketoglutarate-dependent dioxygenase alkB homolog 4 yields the protein MADSASTPPACGCKGIRSCLVCESPAGGLAKGIHKRKSFVYIPEEGVAKGVEQTVAAGWCFPFQGVSLIKEFVTEDEERDMVHVMDQDEWRLSQSGRRKQDFGPKVNFKKQKIKVAGFTGLPSFSKMLWERMKGHTVLKGFLPVEQCNLDYNADRGSAIDPHFDDSWLWGERLVSLNLLADTVLTMTSASMDTLQLFSSMNQDSELNGICSQNNNVTNVQSVLQGDTAHSTSKTLVPYSDVEVAIHLPRRSMVVIYGDARYNWMHAIHREHIKQRRVCSTFRELSAEFRTGGKEESQGQLLLDIALGFQGKPV